In Flavobacterium praedii, the DNA window GACCCATTTCTTTTGGGCTATTACCTCCAATTCTGGCAAAAAATCGAGCTTGTGCACCTAATGCGAGTTCACCTGGTGAAAACGGCGGTTGAGTGTTGCCATAAGGAGAAGATTTTGTTTTTTGTCCAATTAATGAAGTAGGCGAAAATTGGCCTTTGGTTAATCCATAAATTTCATTATTAAACATTATAATGTTTAAATCTATATTTCTTCGAAGAACATGTATGAAATGATTGCCGCCAATGGCCATTGAATCACCATCGCCAGTTGCTATCCAGACACTTAAGTTTGGATTGGCCAATTTTATACCCGAAGCAATTCCAGGAGCTCTTCCATGAATACTATGAATTCCATAGGTTTCCATATAATAAGGAAAACGAGAGGAGCAACCAATTCCAGAAACAAAAACCACATCTTCTTTGGCAACATTCATTTCAGGAAGCGCTTTTTGCATGGTACGCAAAATCACATAATCATCACAACCAGGACACCATCTTACTTCTTGATCAGTAGTAAAATCTTTAAGGGTGTATTTATTTATAGGAGTAGTTTCCATAATTATACTAGTTCTTTAAATTTTTGAATCAAATCATCGTTAGCAAATGGTAATCCTTGAATTTTATTGAATTTTAAATAATCAAACTGACTGAATTTGATTTTTAGAACACTAGCAAATTGTCCGCTGTTTAATTCGCAAACCACAATTTTTTTGAATCTAGACAGAATTTCTTCCGTATTTTTTGGCAATGGATTAATGTAATTGAAATGGGCTAAACCAATAGAAGTATATCCTTCTTGATTGATTTGTTTTACTGCAGAATGCAACGAACCATAAGTACCGCCCCATCCAATAACTAATAAATCTCCTTCTTGGGCAAACTCCACTTCTTGGTTGGGTATATTAAATTTTACACGCTCTATTTTTTCGGCTCGAATTTTAGTCATCTCCTCATGATTTAGAGGATCATAAGATATATTTCCAGTAACAGCATCTTTTTCGAGGCCACCAATTCGATGTTCTAAACCTGGTGTTCCTGGAATAGCCCAATTGCGAGCAAGTGTATCTTGATCTCGGTCATAAGGATGCCAATTTTCTTTAGCTTCAAAAATTCGATTATTTTTAATGGAAGGCATTTCAGAAACGGTTTTTATTTTCCAAGGAGCAGAACCGTTTGCAATGTATCCATCGGTCAATAAAATAACAGGAGTCATGTGTTCCAAAGCAAGTCTTGAAGCTTCATAAGCAAAATTAAAACAGTTAGAAGGTGTGCTTGCTGCAATTACAATTAATGGGCTTTCCCCATTTCTGCCATACATGGCTTGCAGTAAGTCAGATTGTTCTGTTTTTGTAGGCAATCCAGTAGAAGGGCCGCCACGTTGTACATCTACAATAACCAGGGGCAATTCAACCATAATAGCCAATCCAATTGCTTCGCCTTTTAAAGCCAAACCTGGGCCAGAAGTAGTAGTTATGGCCAAATCTCCTGCAAATGCTGCTCCAATGGCAGATGTGATTCCTGCAATTTCATCTTCTGCTTGAAAAGCTTTTACGCCAAAATGTTTGTGTTTTACCAATTCATGCAAAATATCGGTTGCAGGAGTAATTGGGTACGAACCCAAGAATAATTCCATTCCTGCTTTTTCGGCAGCTGCAAGAAATCCCCAGGCAGTTGCGGTATTTCCCATTATAATTCTATAGGTACCAGCAGGCAATTTTGCTGGAGAAATGGTATAGGAATTCGGAATTAGTTCGAGTGTTTCGGCATAAAAATATCCTGCATTTAATACTTTGGTATTTGCTTCAATTAAATGAGGTTTTGATTTGAAGGTTTTATTAAAAAAATCAATAGTATGTTCTTTGGAACGATTGTACATCCAGTAAATCATTCCTAAGGCAAACATATTTTTGCTCCTAGAAATCGTTTTTACATCTAGACCAGAAACATCTTTAAGGGCTTCTTTAGTTAATGAAGTCATGTCTACCAATAGTACACGGTAGTTATCTAGACTTCCATCTTCCAATGGATTAGTAGAATATTCAGCTTTTTCTAAATTTTTTTTATTGAAAGAATCAGTATCTACTATTAAAGTATGACCCAATTTTAAAGCCCTTAAATTGGTCTTTAAAGCTGCTGGATTCATTGCTACTAATAGATCTACATTATCACCAGGTGTACTGACTTCAACACTACCTATATGAACTTGAAATCCAGACACACCATACAAGCTACCTTGAGGCGCTCTAATTTCGGCGGGATAATTGGGAAAAGTAGCAATGTCGTTGCCAAACATTGCAGAAGTATCTGAAAATTGTGTACCTGTAAGTTGCATTCCATCTCCGGAATCACCAACAAATCGAATTACTACAGCTTCTAGAACTTCGGGTTGAAGTTTTGTGTTATTTGCAGTCATAATTTTAAGTTTAAAAATATTAAAAACTTTAAAAAAGCAATTCCGTAACTAACAATCAGGTAGTAAATTTAATTGTACTTATTTTATAAAAATATGACGAAAGTCATAAAAAGTTAAAATTATCATATCTAAATTTACTAATAATTATTAAATTCTAAAAAACATGGCTATTATTATAACAGATGAATGCATCAACTGTGATGCATGTATTTCAGAGTGTCCTAACAATGCAATCTATGAACCAGATGATAAATGGTCTTATTCTGATGGGTCTTCTTTGAAAGGAATGGTTAAAACTCCAAAAGGAGTAGATGTGGATGCCGATGAAGAGAATGAACCTCTTTCTGATGAATTCTTTTATATCGTATCAGACAAATGTACCGAGTGCAAAGGTTTTCATGATAAACCACAATGTGCTTCAGTTTGCCCTGTAGATTGCTGTATACAAGACGAAAATCATGTTGAAACAGAAGATGAATTGCTACAGAAAAAAGCTTGGTTACATAATGAGTAGTTGGTAATATTAAAAAGTTAAGACATCCTTTTGAAATAATTTAATGGGAGTTTTAACTTTTTTTGTTTTTTATAATTAATACTATCGGTAGTTTGCAGATGGGTTATATAAGCAAATTGGAGATGGTGAAAACAACTTTATGATATGAATAATAAAATTTTTCCAAAATTAATTTGTGATGGTAACGAAGCAGTTGCAATCATTGCGCACAAAACGAATGAAGTATGCGCTATTTACCCAATTACTCCATCATCCCCAATGGGTGAGCATGCAGAGTTATACAGTTCCAAAGGAAAAACCAATGTTTGGAATAATGTTCCTCGAATTGTAGAAATGCAAAGCGAAGGAGGGGCTGCAGGAACGGTTCATGGTTCTTTGCAAGCTGGTGCTCTAACTACTACTTTTACAGCTTCTCAAGGCTTATTATTAATGATACCTAATATGTATAAAATCGCAGGGGAATTATTGCCTTGCGTTATACATGTAGCGGCACGTACAGTTGCAACACATGCCTTATCCATTTTTGGAGATCATTCTGATGTTATGGCTTGTCGACAAACTGGTTTTTCAATGCTTTTTGGAGGTTCAGTTCAAGAAGCCCATGACTTTGCATTGATTTCACAAGTCACTACCTTAAAATCTAGAGTACCAATTTTAAACATATTCGACGGTTTTAGAACATCTCATGAAATTTCAAAAATAGACGGTATTCCAGATGATATTATCAAAGCAATGATACCAGAAGATAAAATCATGGAACATAAAAAAAGATCTTTGGATCCAGATCGTCCTGTTTTAAGAGGAACTACCCAAAATCCAGATGTATTTTTTCAAGCTAGAGAAGCTTGTAATTTATTTTATGATAAAGTGCCTGCAATTGTTCAGGAAGTTATGGATGAATTCTACGAACATACAGGACGTAGATACAATTTGTTTGATTATATAGGACATCCAGAAGCCGAACGTGTGATTATCATTATGGGGTCGGCAGAGGGGCCTGTCAAAGAAGCTCTTGATGCACTTTTAAAACAAGGTGAAAAAGTTGGGGTATTACTTGTTCGTTTATTTAAACCATTCTCTATAGCTGGTTTTGTTGATAAACTACCCAAAACTGTAAAAAAAATAGCAGTGTTGGATAGAACCAAAGAACCTGGAAGCATAGGGGATCCTTTATATTTAGATATTGTAGCTGCTCTTGTTGAAAGCGGAAGAGAAATGCCAATTGTTGTAGGCGGTCGTTACGGATTATCATCCAAAGAATTTACTCCTGCAATGGTTAATGGAGTATATGAGGAACTGTCAAATTCAAAACCAAGAAATCACTTTACAATAGGTATAAATGATGATGTAACTTTCAAAAGTTTGTATTACGATCCCTCTTTTGATTTTAAATCAACAACAATCAATTGTATGTTCTATGGATTAGGTTCTGATGGAACGGTTGGGGCTAATAAAAATTCGATCAAGATCATTGGTGAAACCACTGATAATTATGTTCAGGGCTATTTTGTTTATGACTCTAAAAAAGCCGGAGCTCAAACCATTTCACACCTTCGTTTTGGGCCAGATCCAATAAATTCCAATTACTTAATTGATAAAGCAGATTTTATTGCCAGCCATAAATTTAATTTTATTGAAAAATTCAATATGATTGCTGATTTGAAGCATGGTGGTACTTTCTTACTCAACTCACCTTATTCTACAGATGAAATTTGGGACAGATTGCCTTTGCAAATTCAAAAAGGAATTATTGAAAAAGAAGTTAAATTTTATGTTATAGACGCTACTAGAGTGGCTCAAGAAGCCAGTCTTGGAAAAAGAGCCAATACCATCCTTCAAACTTGTTTCTTTGCCATTTCGGGTATTTTACCTAAGGATGAAGCGATTGAAAAAATTAAGAATGCAATTGTAAAATCTTATTCTCATAAAGGAGAGAAAGTAGTGAAAATGAATTTTAATGCAGTTGATAAAGCATTAGAAAATTTACATCAAGTTGATTATCCAAAAGTAGTTTCAAGTGAAAAATCAATGCTTTCTGCAATGCGAAACGCACCTGATGGATTTGTTACCGAGGTTTTAGAGAAAATTTTGGCTGGTTTCGGAGATGATCTTCCTGTCAGTGCCTTCACTGTAGATGGAACTTTCCCAACAGGAACTTCTCAATACGAAAAAAGTGGTATTGCCGACTTTATTCCCGTTTGGGATGATGAAAGTTTGTGTACACAATGTAATAAATGTGTTGCTATTTGTCCTCATGCTGCAATTCGTTCCAAAGTAGTTTCTAATGATGAATTAGCTGGATTGCCAAGTTCATTAAAAAGTGCACCAGCAATTGGAAGACCTTTTGCCAAAGAAAATGAATCCTATATTTTACAGGTTTCACCTGAGGATTGTACCGGTTGTGATCTTTGTGTGGCTGTTTGTCCAGCAGTGAGTAAAGAAAAAGAAAACTTCAAATCCATCAATATGCACAAGAAAATTGAAGTGGATGTAGTCGAAAATGTGAACTGGGATTATTTTGAAAAATTATCCTATTATGATCGTGCCGCTTTGCAATTGTCAACTGTAAAAGGCTCTCAATATTTGGAACCCTTATTTGAATTCTCTGGGGCTTGTTCTGGTTGTGGTGAAACACCTTATATTAAATTGATTACACAATTGTATGGAGATAGCATGTTGATCGCTAACGCAACAGGATGTT includes these proteins:
- a CDS encoding 2-oxoacid:ferredoxin oxidoreductase subunit beta is translated as METTPINKYTLKDFTTDQEVRWCPGCDDYVILRTMQKALPEMNVAKEDVVFVSGIGCSSRFPYYMETYGIHSIHGRAPGIASGIKLANPNLSVWIATGDGDSMAIGGNHFIHVLRRNIDLNIIMFNNEIYGLTKGQFSPTSLIGQKTKSSPYGNTQPPFSPGELALGAQARFFARIGGNSPKEMGQIFIEAHQFKGTSLIEILQNCVIFNDGCFNNITDKEVKEDKQIYLEHGKPMIFGKNRDKGLVLNGLKLEVVTIGENGITQEDILVHNAKEQDPTMHQMLVRLQNPIAMGVIRSFSDVTLEEREKELTAQVKANSNFSKTDDLFFSGETYEVK
- a CDS encoding 2-oxoacid:acceptor oxidoreductase subunit alpha encodes the protein MTANNTKLQPEVLEAVVIRFVGDSGDGMQLTGTQFSDTSAMFGNDIATFPNYPAEIRAPQGSLYGVSGFQVHIGSVEVSTPGDNVDLLVAMNPAALKTNLRALKLGHTLIVDTDSFNKKNLEKAEYSTNPLEDGSLDNYRVLLVDMTSLTKEALKDVSGLDVKTISRSKNMFALGMIYWMYNRSKEHTIDFFNKTFKSKPHLIEANTKVLNAGYFYAETLELIPNSYTISPAKLPAGTYRIIMGNTATAWGFLAAAEKAGMELFLGSYPITPATDILHELVKHKHFGVKAFQAEDEIAGITSAIGAAFAGDLAITTTSGPGLALKGEAIGLAIMVELPLVIVDVQRGGPSTGLPTKTEQSDLLQAMYGRNGESPLIVIAASTPSNCFNFAYEASRLALEHMTPVILLTDGYIANGSAPWKIKTVSEMPSIKNNRIFEAKENWHPYDRDQDTLARNWAIPGTPGLEHRIGGLEKDAVTGNISYDPLNHEEMTKIRAEKIERVKFNIPNQEVEFAQEGDLLVIGWGGTYGSLHSAVKQINQEGYTSIGLAHFNYINPLPKNTEEILSRFKKIVVCELNSGQFASVLKIKFSQFDYLKFNKIQGLPFANDDLIQKFKELV
- a CDS encoding 4Fe-4S dicluster domain-containing protein, which produces MAIIITDECINCDACISECPNNAIYEPDDKWSYSDGSSLKGMVKTPKGVDVDADEENEPLSDEFFYIVSDKCTECKGFHDKPQCASVCPVDCCIQDENHVETEDELLQKKAWLHNE
- the nifJ gene encoding pyruvate:ferredoxin (flavodoxin) oxidoreductase produces the protein MNNKIFPKLICDGNEAVAIIAHKTNEVCAIYPITPSSPMGEHAELYSSKGKTNVWNNVPRIVEMQSEGGAAGTVHGSLQAGALTTTFTASQGLLLMIPNMYKIAGELLPCVIHVAARTVATHALSIFGDHSDVMACRQTGFSMLFGGSVQEAHDFALISQVTTLKSRVPILNIFDGFRTSHEISKIDGIPDDIIKAMIPEDKIMEHKKRSLDPDRPVLRGTTQNPDVFFQAREACNLFYDKVPAIVQEVMDEFYEHTGRRYNLFDYIGHPEAERVIIIMGSAEGPVKEALDALLKQGEKVGVLLVRLFKPFSIAGFVDKLPKTVKKIAVLDRTKEPGSIGDPLYLDIVAALVESGREMPIVVGGRYGLSSKEFTPAMVNGVYEELSNSKPRNHFTIGINDDVTFKSLYYDPSFDFKSTTINCMFYGLGSDGTVGANKNSIKIIGETTDNYVQGYFVYDSKKAGAQTISHLRFGPDPINSNYLIDKADFIASHKFNFIEKFNMIADLKHGGTFLLNSPYSTDEIWDRLPLQIQKGIIEKEVKFYVIDATRVAQEASLGKRANTILQTCFFAISGILPKDEAIEKIKNAIVKSYSHKGEKVVKMNFNAVDKALENLHQVDYPKVVSSEKSMLSAMRNAPDGFVTEVLEKILAGFGDDLPVSAFTVDGTFPTGTSQYEKSGIADFIPVWDDESLCTQCNKCVAICPHAAIRSKVVSNDELAGLPSSLKSAPAIGRPFAKENESYILQVSPEDCTGCDLCVAVCPAVSKEKENFKSINMHKKIEVDVVENVNWDYFEKLSYYDRAALQLSTVKGSQYLEPLFEFSGACSGCGETPYIKLITQLYGDSMLIANATGCSSIYGGNLPTTPYKTNEYGRGPAWANSLFEDNAEFGLGLKLGLSKKQEIAVGLLKSLESEVGSELVSAILNNGEETEALKNEKFAQIEALNKILVKIQNNDDAKKLSQLTEYLRKKAVWIFGGDGWAYDIGYGGVDHVLSTGEDINIIVLDTEVYSNTGGQASKSTPLGASAKFTIGGKRTSKKSLGLQAISYGNVYVAQIAIGAKDLQTLKAIEEAAAYPGPSLIIAYSHCGEHGYELKNGVSQQEKAVESGYWPLFRFDPSQPKGKKFKLDSKAPSIPLSDFMYNETRFTRVVKDNAELGAELLTRAQEEVDTKWERLELYRDL